One window of the Streptomyces sp. NBC_00259 genome contains the following:
- a CDS encoding ATP-binding cassette domain-containing protein, protein MKRIIVQQLTKTYGAGVCAVDGLSFTVHPGRVTGFLGPNGAGKSTTMRLVLGLDRPTSGTATIEGRGYASFRTPLRHVGALLDANAAHGSRTACDHLGSLAAANRIPAGRVEEVLGEVGLASVAGRRIKTFSLGMKQRLGVAAALLGDPEVVMLDEPSNGLDPEGIIWIRELIRRLARDGRTVLVSSHLMSETSTFADHLIVLGRGRLLADTPMQTFLNDRGAARVRIRTTQPARLLDALVHRGYATVQDDDGLIRIDGLKAEKVGAIAAQHGVPVLELADEQPTLEQAYLDLTAEATEFVSISASKSLEG, encoded by the coding sequence ATGAAACGGATCATCGTCCAGCAACTGACCAAGACCTACGGCGCCGGCGTGTGCGCCGTCGACGGACTCAGCTTCACCGTCCACCCCGGCCGGGTCACCGGATTCCTCGGTCCGAACGGCGCCGGCAAGTCGACCACCATGCGACTCGTGCTGGGCCTCGACCGGCCGACGTCGGGCACCGCGACCATCGAGGGCCGGGGCTATGCGTCGTTCCGCACGCCCCTGCGCCACGTCGGTGCCCTGCTCGACGCGAATGCGGCCCACGGCTCGCGTACGGCCTGCGATCATCTCGGCTCCCTCGCCGCCGCCAACCGCATCCCGGCCGGCCGGGTGGAGGAGGTGCTCGGTGAAGTGGGGCTCGCGTCCGTCGCGGGCCGTCGGATCAAGACCTTCTCGCTGGGGATGAAGCAGCGCCTCGGCGTCGCCGCAGCCCTGCTCGGTGACCCCGAGGTGGTGATGTTGGACGAGCCGTCCAACGGGCTCGATCCAGAAGGCATCATCTGGATCCGCGAGCTGATACGGCGGCTCGCGCGAGACGGCCGGACCGTCCTGGTCTCCAGCCATCTCATGAGTGAGACGTCCACCTTTGCCGACCATCTCATCGTCCTCGGCCGCGGGCGACTGCTGGCCGACACCCCTATGCAGACGTTCCTCAACGACCGCGGGGCGGCCCGCGTCCGCATCCGTACGACGCAGCCGGCCCGACTGCTCGACGCGCTGGTCCACCGGGGATACGCGACCGTGCAGGACGACGACGGCCTGATCAGGATCGACGGGCTCAAGGCAGAGAAAGTAGGTGCCATCGCCGCGCAGCATGGCGTCCCCGTCCTGGAACTGGCCGACGAACAGCCGACGTTGGAACAGGCCTATCTCGATCTCACCGCAGAGGCGACGGAATTTGTGAGCATCTCCGCGTCGAAGTCTCTGGAGGGCTGA
- the mug gene encoding G/U mismatch-specific DNA glycosylase, giving the protein MPRITPAELEAARDRLVPDVIADGLSVLFCGINPGLMTAATGHHFARPGNRFWPVLHLSGFTARQLKPSEQEELLACGLGITNVAVRATARADELSDEEFREGGRLLTEKVERFRPRWLAVAGVTAYRTAFGDRKARIGPQDRMIGDTRIWALPNPSGLNAHWTLPAMAEEFRRLRSAAAAQGS; this is encoded by the coding sequence ATGCCCCGGATCACTCCCGCCGAGCTGGAGGCCGCCCGCGATCGCCTGGTCCCCGATGTGATCGCGGACGGTCTCTCCGTCCTGTTCTGCGGCATCAATCCCGGCCTGATGACGGCTGCGACGGGCCATCACTTCGCCCGTCCCGGTAACCGCTTCTGGCCGGTCCTGCATCTGTCGGGCTTCACCGCACGGCAGTTGAAGCCGTCGGAGCAGGAGGAGCTGCTTGCCTGCGGGCTCGGCATCACCAATGTCGCAGTCCGGGCGACCGCACGGGCGGATGAGCTGAGCGACGAGGAGTTCCGCGAAGGCGGCCGGCTCCTCACCGAGAAGGTGGAGCGCTTCAGGCCCCGCTGGCTGGCGGTTGCCGGGGTGACGGCGTACCGGACGGCTTTCGGTGACCGCAAGGCGCGCATCGGTCCGCAGGACCGGATGATCGGCGACACCCGGATCTGGGCTCTGCCCAACCCCAGCGGGCTGAATGCCCACTGGACGCTCCCGGCCATGGCGGAGGAGTTCCGCCGGCTACGGTCGGCGGCCGCTGCCCAGGGTTCCTAG
- a CDS encoding sensor histidine kinase, which yields MSRFLRLLFRPVTYTRWLHLCIPVLLYAVWLFVFQSVPMVLVPALFPLLLGLVPSVRMAEGIQAQLMLTPKERRSPHPTIAAGPATTCIDRWRTVLWLEIRLVLAAVTALVTVRLPMLGVELIDAATGSPASDEAVLSIAEPHWIYGVLAPLPLLALPVAIVVLGRLVTAVARRLLGPSAAERLTALEARTELLLEHNRIARELHDSIGHALTVAVVQAGAARAANDQAFTARALAAIEETGRAAMDDLERVLLVLRASGDRVAPRPTLVEADRLLESARMSGAKVDAELTGPLDSVPGPVSREGYRILQEALTNVLRHCGPVPVRVCVAALERQLEMEVTNPLPPAAPSAQTGSGLRGIRERAALLGGEAKCGPHEGDWRVQVRLPLDGIR from the coding sequence ATGTCCCGATTCCTCCGGCTGCTCTTCCGGCCGGTCACCTACACACGCTGGCTGCACCTGTGCATCCCTGTGCTGCTCTACGCCGTGTGGCTGTTCGTGTTCCAGTCGGTCCCGATGGTCCTCGTGCCCGCGCTGTTCCCGTTGTTGCTCGGGCTCGTCCCGTCCGTTCGCATGGCCGAGGGGATCCAGGCGCAGTTGATGCTGACGCCGAAAGAGCGCCGGTCACCGCACCCGACGATCGCCGCCGGGCCGGCCACGACCTGCATCGACCGGTGGCGGACGGTGCTCTGGCTGGAGATACGGCTGGTGCTTGCCGCCGTGACCGCTCTCGTCACCGTGCGGCTCCCGATGCTCGGCGTGGAGCTGATCGACGCGGCGACCGGCTCACCCGCGAGCGATGAGGCGGTGTTGTCGATCGCCGAACCACACTGGATATACGGGGTGCTCGCACCGCTCCCGCTGCTGGCGCTTCCGGTGGCGATCGTCGTGCTCGGCCGTCTGGTCACGGCCGTCGCACGTCGACTGCTCGGTCCCTCCGCGGCCGAGCGGCTGACCGCGCTGGAAGCCCGTACCGAACTGCTGCTGGAGCACAACCGGATCGCCCGGGAACTGCATGATTCGATCGGGCATGCGCTGACGGTCGCCGTGGTCCAGGCGGGCGCGGCGCGTGCCGCCAACGATCAGGCTTTCACCGCCCGGGCGCTGGCGGCCATCGAGGAAACGGGTCGGGCCGCGATGGACGACCTCGAACGAGTGCTTCTGGTGTTGCGTGCATCCGGTGACCGGGTCGCGCCCCGCCCGACCCTTGTCGAGGCCGATCGGCTGCTGGAATCCGCACGGATGTCGGGGGCGAAGGTGGACGCCGAGCTGACCGGTCCCCTGGACTCGGTGCCCGGCCCGGTGTCCCGGGAGGGCTACCGCATCCTCCAGGAAGCGCTGACGAACGTCCTGCGCCACTGCGGGCCCGTGCCGGTCCGGGTGTGCGTGGCCGCCCTGGAGCGGCAGCTCGAGATGGAGGTGACCAATCCGCTGCCTCCGGCCGCGCCGAGTGCTCAGACCGGCAGTGGACTTCGTGGCATACGTGAGCGGGCGGCACTCCTCGGCGGTGAGGCGAAATGCGGCCCGCACGAGGGGGATTGGAGGGTGCAGGTCCGGCTGCCGCTGGACGGCATACGCTGA
- the purB gene encoding adenylosuccinate lyase, producing MTAKPRIPNVLAGRYASAELAVLWSPEQKVKLERQLWLAVLRAQKDLGIEVPDAAVADYERVLDQVDLASVAEREKVTRHDVKARIEEFNALAGHEHVHKGMTSRDLTENVEQLQIRLSLELMRDRTVAVLARLGKLSGEYAELVMAGRSHNVAAQATTLGKRFATTADELLVAYGRLEELLGRYPLRGIKGPVGTAQDMLDLLGGDASKLAELEQRIAGHLGFSHAFTSVGQVYPRSLDYDVVTALVQLAAAPSSMAKTIRLMAGHELVTEGFKPGQVGSSAMPHKMNTRSCERVNGLMVILRGYASMTGELAGDQWNEGDVSCSVVRRVALPDAFFAFDGLLETFLTVLDEFGAFPAVVARELDRYLPFLATTKVLMGAVRAGVGRELAHEAIKENAVASALAMREQGAERNELLDKLAADDRIPLDRDQLDALMADKLSFTGAAGDQVASVVSRIEEIVKQHPEAAAYTPGSIL from the coding sequence GTGACTGCAAAGCCTCGCATCCCCAACGTCCTGGCCGGCCGCTACGCCTCCGCGGAGCTCGCCGTCCTGTGGTCCCCCGAGCAGAAGGTGAAGCTGGAGCGTCAGCTCTGGCTGGCCGTGCTGCGCGCGCAGAAGGACCTCGGGATCGAGGTGCCGGACGCCGCCGTCGCCGACTACGAGCGGGTGCTGGACCAGGTCGACCTGGCCTCCGTCGCGGAGCGCGAGAAGGTCACCCGGCACGATGTGAAGGCGCGTATCGAGGAGTTCAACGCGCTCGCCGGTCATGAGCACGTGCACAAGGGCATGACCTCCCGTGACCTCACCGAGAACGTCGAGCAGCTGCAGATCCGGCTCTCGCTGGAGCTGATGCGTGACCGCACGGTCGCCGTGCTGGCGCGGCTCGGGAAGCTGTCCGGGGAGTACGCGGAGCTGGTGATGGCTGGCCGCTCCCACAACGTCGCGGCGCAGGCCACGACGCTCGGCAAGCGGTTCGCGACCACCGCGGACGAGCTGCTGGTCGCGTACGGCCGGCTGGAGGAGCTGCTCGGCCGCTACCCGCTGCGGGGCATCAAGGGTCCGGTGGGCACCGCCCAGGACATGCTGGACCTGCTGGGCGGGGACGCGTCGAAGCTCGCGGAACTGGAGCAGCGCATCGCGGGCCACCTGGGCTTCTCTCACGCCTTCACCTCCGTCGGTCAGGTCTATCCGCGCTCGCTGGACTACGACGTCGTCACGGCGCTGGTCCAGCTCGCCGCCGCGCCGTCCTCGATGGCGAAGACGATCCGGCTGATGGCCGGCCACGAGCTGGTCACCGAGGGCTTCAAGCCCGGCCAGGTCGGCTCGTCCGCCATGCCGCACAAGATGAACACCCGCTCCTGCGAGCGCGTCAACGGCCTCATGGTGATCCTTCGCGGCTACGCCTCCATGACCGGCGAGCTGGCGGGCGACCAGTGGAATGAGGGTGATGTCTCCTGCTCGGTCGTGCGCCGGGTCGCCCTCCCGGACGCGTTCTTCGCCTTCGACGGTCTGCTGGAGACCTTCCTGACCGTGCTCGACGAGTTCGGCGCGTTCCCCGCGGTCGTGGCCCGTGAGCTGGACCGGTACCTCCCGTTCCTGGCCACCACCAAGGTCCTGATGGGTGCCGTGCGCGCCGGCGTCGGCCGTGAGCTCGCCCACGAGGCGATCAAGGAGAACGCGGTCGCCTCGGCCCTCGCCATGCGCGAGCAGGGTGCGGAGCGCAACGAGCTTCTCGACAAGCTCGCCGCCGACGACCGCATTCCGCTGGACCGCGACCAGCTCGACGCGCTGATGGCGGACAAGCTGTCGTTCACCGGCGCGGCGGGCGACCAGGTCGCCTCGGTGGTCTCCCGCATCGAGGAGATCGTCAAGCAGCACCCGGAGGCCGCCGCGTACACGCCGGGGTCGATCCTCTGA
- a CDS encoding ABC transporter permease, with protein MTPTAVLHSEWIKIKSLRASAGSLIAVFAVTVAITVLVSATVGQAEADNPGNDPVFGAFYALNFGQIAAICFGTTAMSSEYHQGALRISLAAVPDRTLFYTVKTAVVGALALCVGTLTSFAAFLSGQLFMGPYAIGLGEPGALRATFGGGIYLALLALLAAGLTAVLRSGTAVLGVLIPFVLVVSFVVGDTMGSIADFLPDRAGQLVLHQYPDGAIGPWTGLMVTAVWAAGGLVAGWWCIRRRDA; from the coding sequence GTGACACCCACTGCCGTGCTCCACTCGGAGTGGATCAAAATCAAGTCCCTGCGTGCATCCGCCGGATCCCTGATCGCCGTGTTCGCCGTCACTGTCGCCATCACTGTGCTCGTCAGCGCCACCGTCGGCCAAGCCGAAGCGGACAACCCTGGCAACGATCCCGTATTCGGTGCCTTCTACGCCCTGAACTTCGGACAGATCGCAGCCATCTGCTTCGGAACGACGGCCATGTCTTCCGAGTACCACCAAGGAGCTCTGCGCATATCCCTCGCCGCAGTGCCCGACCGAACACTCTTCTACACGGTCAAGACAGCGGTCGTGGGGGCTCTCGCACTCTGCGTGGGAACGCTGACCTCGTTCGCCGCGTTTCTGTCGGGGCAGTTGTTCATGGGGCCCTATGCGATAGGACTGGGAGAGCCGGGTGCCTTGCGCGCAACGTTCGGCGGAGGCATATACCTGGCCTTGCTGGCGCTCCTGGCGGCCGGTCTGACCGCCGTCCTGCGCAGTGGAACCGCCGTCCTCGGCGTCCTCATACCCTTCGTTCTCGTCGTCTCCTTCGTCGTGGGTGACACCATGGGAAGCATTGCGGACTTCCTGCCGGACAGGGCCGGGCAACTGGTGCTCCACCAGTACCCCGACGGTGCCATTGGACCCTGGACCGGCCTCATGGTCACGGCAGTATGGGCAGCCGGAGGTCTTGTGGCCGGCTGGTGGTGCATACGACGCCGGGACGCCTGA
- a CDS encoding sigma-70 family RNA polymerase sigma factor, whose protein sequence is MTPALPPHPTHADATPPPRTHGADDTVTELALAARDGDPGTVDRFVRAIHRDVWRYVAYLSADPQAADDLTQETFLRALGSLHRFEGRSSARTWLLSIARRTVVDNLRHTAARPRVSDLEDWQSAAERTQPRGLPGFEDGIALAELLALIPSERREAFVLTQLLGLPYAEAAAAINCPIGTVRSRVARARTSLVELLREAEAPAARSGPPLPVESRALVCLTPALSAAMT, encoded by the coding sequence ATGACTCCTGCCCTGCCCCCACACCCCACGCACGCCGACGCAACCCCGCCACCCCGCACGCACGGCGCCGATGACACGGTCACCGAACTGGCACTCGCCGCACGTGACGGAGACCCCGGCACCGTCGATCGTTTCGTCCGTGCCATACACCGCGACGTCTGGCGCTACGTCGCCTACCTCAGCGCCGATCCCCAAGCCGCGGACGACCTCACCCAGGAAACGTTCCTGCGCGCACTCGGCAGCCTCCACCGGTTCGAAGGCCGCTCCTCCGCCCGCACATGGCTGCTCTCCATCGCCCGACGCACCGTCGTGGACAACCTCCGCCACACCGCGGCCCGCCCCAGGGTGTCGGACCTGGAGGACTGGCAGTCCGCCGCCGAACGCACACAACCCCGGGGCCTGCCCGGCTTCGAGGACGGGATCGCGCTCGCCGAACTCCTCGCCCTGATCCCCTCCGAACGCCGCGAAGCCTTCGTGCTCACCCAACTTCTGGGCCTGCCCTACGCCGAAGCAGCCGCCGCCATCAACTGCCCTATCGGCACCGTCCGCTCCCGGGTGGCCCGCGCCCGGACCTCCCTGGTCGAGCTGCTGAGGGAAGCGGAAGCTCCCGCTGCTCGTAGCGGGCCACCCCTGCCAGTCGAAAGCCGTGCTCTTGTCTGCCTGACGCCGGCCCTCAGCGCCGCAATGACCTGA